Sequence from the Chiloscyllium plagiosum isolate BGI_BamShark_2017 unplaced genomic scaffold, ASM401019v2 scaf_14866, whole genome shotgun sequence genome:
CACATCAAAGTCTGACAGTCACTTGATTCACGAGGACGTGGATATTGATGGCCTTGAAAACAAAGGGGAGAAGGTCTGTCTGCTTATTTAGGTTTTAAacgtcagtgtgactggaaactcTAAGAGTCTCACATACCCACACACCAGAGTAGTGACTGGAACAAGCTTTACAGACTGAATGAGAGTGTTCCAATTATCAGCGGGTTCACCAGTAACACCACACACACATGCTGTAAGCGTGAGTGAGCTTTCAACTGATTGTTATGGTCTGAGACAGACGAGGGCACCTGCaccatggagaaaccgtggaaatgtggggagTATGGGAATGGTTTCCCTTCGCCATCTACACTGGAGATTCATCGACGTTTGCACACCGGGCAGCGGCTGTTCACCTTCACTCAGTGCAGGAAAGGCTTCACTCAGTTACACCACCTGCTGCCGCACCAGCGGATGAACACCGGGGAGAAACCGTTTTCCTGCTCTGTGTACGGGAAGGGCTACACCCAGTCGTATCACCTGATGCTCAGCTTCCGCGTCCACACTGAGGAGAAGCCGTTCACCTGTCCAGTGTGGAGCAATGACTTCTGTGATTCCTCCACCCTGCGCAAACACCAGCGCATCCACACCAAGGAGCGGCCGTTCACCTGTCcagtgtgtgggaagggcttcacccaGTCGTGCAACTGTGGAGACACCAGCAACTTCACAAGTTAGATGGCGCAGGGATTCGGGTTGGACTCTGCTGTTACCCCGGCTGAGAGTCACACCTTGAACCCCGTTTagtgggtgaagtgggaggggtaaGGGGTTCCTTTATGCTGAATGGCCGCTCTCTCACCCACTTTACTTCCAGTGGGGGCTGATGCTCTCTGAGCCTGGGATTGCACCTTCCCTACGGAAACAGTCCACAGAAACGGCTGAAGTGCAGGTAGATCTGAAATAGATACATTTGTCTCTGTCCCATTGAATCTCCAGCACAGTCGATCCAATTGGCCACTATCAGTGCTTATGCTCCACCTGAGCCTCCACCCACCCCTTCATCAGCATACAGGTATCCCATGCTTTTTGAAAGTTCACTTTACCCCCATCTCCTCCCCGCCCAAGTCTGTGCCAATTCTTAATCCTAACGTAGACCTGCTATTTATTGCCGATGCATGGTTTCGGTCCCTGTAttcacctcccattcatgtgtctgtccagaTACACCTTAAGTGTTGCTAAGGTGCCTCTTTCCACTAcgtccactggcagttcattcccgaGGCATCCACCATCCAACTGTGTGAAAAATCTTCCCTTTCAATTCTCCCCCAGACTGTCCCCCTCTCGTGAacttgtgccctcttgtagttgacttttacaccctgggggtggggtgggggaagccTCTGACTATCTAACAGACTGTCTGGCCCAACACCAAAcatccaaagaataatccacacagacccatttccctacccctaTTACTCGacagttacccctgactaatgtacctaactttcacattcctgaacactgtggggcaatttaagCACGGACAATCCAACTTAACCTGCCAATCCCTGGGCattggggtaatttagcatagccactccaccctaacccacacatttggattgtgagaggaaaccggaggaaacccatatcgacacagggagaatgtgcaaactccacacagacagtgacctggGACTGAAATCGAACCAGtttccctggcgctatgaggcatcagtgctaatgaTTGAGCCACCACGCCGCCCCCGTCCAGTCAATCTGTGTGTCTCATCATTTTGTTGAGGTCATCTCTCTGACCCATGTTCACAGTGAAAATAATCCAGGTTTATCCCATTCCCTTCTCATAATGAGACCTTCAGACCAGGCAGtgtcctagtgaaccttctctgtaccctctcccagAGCATCCATGTCCTggtagtgtggggaccagaactgcacgcaatattctgaaTGTGACCGGAATAAATAGCTGTAACATAACTcgccaactcttacactcaaggcAAACGTGCtgtgtgccttcttgatcacGTTACCCGCCTGTATTGCCACTTTTGGAGATGTATAtggccagatccctctgtatgccaGTGCTTCTATGTGGTCTGAAATTTATCGTACAATTCTTGTATTTCCTATGTATCTGTATCCAGCTTCACTTTAATTGTGTTCCCCTCTTTATCTCTTTTCCCCCATTCTCACCCCTCCACACATCAGCATATCATAAGatgataggagcagaaattatgccattcagcccattgagtctgctccaccattcaatcttggctgataagtttctcaaccccattctctccgttacctttgatcctcttgatactcaagaacccagTTATCCCCATCTTAAATGTATTCAACgatctggccttcacagccttctggggcagtgaattccatagatacacCACTCTCGGTCTGAAGAAGTTCACCTTATCTCCGgtccaaaaggtcttccctttacttgaagGCTGAGCCCTCGGGTCCtctttctcctaccaatggaaacattgtcccaacatccactctgtctaagCTGTACAGTATGCTGTAGGTTTCAATTAGTTCCCTTGTCATCTTcttaactccattgagtatagacccagagtcctcaaatgatcttcatatgttcagcttttcaaTCCTGGGACCTTTCTcatcaacctcctctgaacatgttccagggtcagtacatcattcctgagatatggagcccacaACTATGtacagtactccaattgtggcctgaCTGGAACCTGAaagaacctcagaagtacatccctgcttttatattcaagtcctgtgaaaataaatgccattgttgcatttgccttcctaactactgactcaacctgtaagtttaccttgagagaatcctgggctagaagtcccaagtctctttgctctTCGGATTTCTGAATTTGctccccataatccttctgtTCCAGGGTAACACCAGAGACTTCCACACACACTGATTTGTATTCCGGGATATCCAGAGATCTCAAGAACTGCCAGTATCTCAGGAGGAATCGTTATTCTGGGAGGACGCAGAGAGGAGCGTGGTGTGCACCTGTAAACTCCAGAACTTCCCAAACTTCACGAATCAACAATAACTCTTTCTGGACCAAGAAACGAAAGGGCCAACGAGAAACTGTGACACGACAGGAagtgaaattaggccattcagcccattgagtctgctccactattcactcattcttgagtatcaaggggctcaaaggttacagggagaatggggttaagaaacatatcagccatgattgaattgcagagcagattcaatacgATAAATGGCTAGTTAACATCCATGGGAAGAAGGAGGCAACACAATAAGTTGTTTCTTGGGACAGGCAAGATAATGTTGTTTAATAATAGTGTGACAAAANNNNNNNNNNNNNNNNNNNNNNNNNNNNNNNNNNNNNNNNNNNNNNNNNNNNNNNNNNNNNNNNNNNNNNNNNNNNNNNNNNNNNNNNNNNNNNNNNNNNNNNNNNNNNNNNNNNNNNNNNNNNNNNNNNNNNNNNNNNNNNNNNNNNNNNNNNNNNNNNNNNNNNNNNNNNNNNNNNNNNNNNNNNNNNNNNNNNNNNNNNNNNNNNNNNNNNNNNNNNNNNNNNNNNNNNNNNNNNNNNNNNNNNNNNNNNNNNNNNNNNNNNNNNNNNNNNNNNNNNNNNNNNNNNNNNNNNNNNNNNNNNNNNNNNNNNNNNNNNNNNNNNNNNNNNNNNNNNNNNNNNNNNNNNNNNNNNNNNNNNNNNNNNNNNNNNNNNNNNNNNNNNNNNNNNNNNNNNNNNNNNNNNNNNNNNNNNNNNNNNNNNNNNNNNNNNNNNNNNNNNNNNNNNNNNNNNNNNNNNNNNNNNNNNNNNNNNNNNNNNNNNNNNNNNNNNNNNNNNNNNNNNNNNNNNNNNNNNNNNNNNNNNNNNNNNNNNNNNNNNNNNNNNNNNNNNNNNNNNNNNNNNNNNNNNNNNNNNNNNNNNNNNNNNNNNNNNNNNNNNNNNNNNNNNNNNNNNNNNNNNNNNNNNNNNNNNNNNNNNNNNNNNNNNNNNNNNNNNNNNNNNNNNNNNNNNNNNNNNNNNNNNNNNNNNNNNNNNNNNNNNNNNNNNNNNNNNNNNNNNNNNNNNNNNNNNNNNNNNNNNNNNNNNNNNNNNNNNNNNNNNNNNNNNNNNNNNNNNNNNNNNNNNNNNNNNNNNNNNNNNNNNNNNNNNNNNNNNNNNNNNNNNNNNNNNNNNNNNNNNNNNNNNNNNNNNNNNNNNNNNNNNNNNNNNNNNNNNNNNNNNNNNNNNNNNNNNNNNNNNNNNNNNNNNNNNNNNNNNNNNNNNNNNNNNNNNNNNNNNNNNNNNNNNNNNNNNNNNNNNNNNNNNNNNNNNNNNNNNNNNNNNNNNNNNNNNNNNNNNNNNNNNNNNNNNNNNNNNNNNNNNNNNNNNNNNNNNNNNNNNNNNNNNNNNNNNNNNNNNNNNNNNNNNNNNNNNNNNNNNNNNNNNNNNNNNNNNNNNNNNNNNNNNNNNNNNNNNNNNN
This genomic interval carries:
- the LOC122548038 gene encoding gastrula zinc finger protein XlCGF8.2DB-like, encoding MEKPWKCGEYGNGFPSPSTLEIHRRLHTGQRLFTFTQCRKGFTQLHHLLPHQRMNTGEKPFSCSVYGKGYTQSYHLMLSFRVHTEEKPFTCPVWSNDFCDSSTLRKHQRIHTKERPFTCPVCGKGFTQSCNCGDTSNFTS